Proteins found in one Streptococcus anginosus subsp. whileyi MAS624 genomic segment:
- a CDS encoding YfhO family protein, which yields MKKIKKLLKHYYLFAFFIPFFILFLTYFINGIYWKSDTSPLLGDGFHQYVIFDVTLRNILHGTDSIFYTFTSGLGLNFYALSSYYLGSFLSPLVYFFNLKNMPDAVYLFTLIKFGLMGLTCFISIKAIFKKISPHLILILSTSYALMSFAVSQLEIKTWLDVFIIIPLILLGLHYLILQKGYVLYFTSLSILFIQNYYFGYMMVLFLILWYIVQISWDFKTRIKSFLDFTIVSILAGITSLIMILPTFLDLKTHGEKLTKVTTLLTEKSWYLDIFAKNFIGAFDTTKYGSIPMIYVGLIPLLLAVLFFTLRSIKFHVKLAYFLLITILVASFSLQPLDLFWQGMHAPNMFLHRYSWTFSIVIIFLAAESLERLKEIKFTNILASFSILGLGFIAAFIFKNHYKFLGSVNFILTLEFLITYLLISWAYTKKYISVKIFTISTLLFVCFELSLNSFYQMEGIAKEWVFASRNAYEQDLTAIDLLVNYSKKKNSNFFRTEKLAIQTGNDSMKYNYNGISQFSSVRNTAASSILDKLGFKSSGTNLNLRYQNNSILMDSLLGVKYNISTNNPQKYGFTSIKTKDNLTLYENKNANSLAFLTNSIYRDVKFNHLTLDNQTRFLNQLSGLNLKYYHRLPPTSNHNVKQVGNRIAAEVDKESYDSFASITYTLEVPANSQVYLTLPNLTFSNDNQKSVDITVNNNQKMHYGTNNVFPFFNLGYFKQKQIITVKISFPDNSKVSFDSPEFYKLDTSHFQQAINKIQRQKVSVTTKHNTITAHYQAQRDSSLFFTIPYDKGWAATQNGKSIKISRAQNGFMKVNVKKGAGKIKLTFIPNGLKEGSIAFLSGISFFIIYNKIRKKKLL from the coding sequence ATGAAAAAAATCAAAAAACTTCTTAAGCATTATTATCTGTTTGCCTTTTTTATCCCATTTTTTATCCTGTTTTTAACTTATTTTATAAATGGAATTTATTGGAAAAGTGATACTTCTCCACTTTTGGGAGATGGTTTTCATCAGTATGTCATTTTCGATGTTACCTTAAGAAATATTTTGCATGGTACAGACAGTATTTTTTACACGTTTACAAGTGGACTTGGATTAAATTTTTATGCTTTATCTAGCTATTATCTTGGAAGTTTCTTATCACCTTTAGTTTACTTTTTCAATTTAAAAAATATGCCGGATGCAGTATATTTATTTACTCTGATAAAGTTTGGTTTAATGGGATTAACATGTTTCATAAGTATTAAAGCTATCTTTAAAAAAATTTCTCCTCATCTTATTTTGATACTGTCAACATCCTATGCTTTAATGAGTTTTGCAGTTAGTCAACTTGAAATAAAAACTTGGTTAGATGTTTTCATCATTATTCCGCTTATTTTACTCGGTTTACATTATTTGATACTCCAAAAAGGTTATGTTCTTTACTTTACATCTCTGTCAATTCTTTTCATTCAAAATTATTATTTTGGATACATGATGGTTCTCTTTCTTATTCTATGGTATATTGTTCAAATTTCATGGGATTTTAAAACTAGGATTAAATCTTTCCTGGACTTTACAATTGTATCAATTTTAGCTGGGATAACGAGTCTTATCATGATTTTACCAACTTTTCTAGACTTAAAAACTCATGGTGAAAAATTAACAAAAGTGACAACCTTACTGACTGAAAAAAGTTGGTATTTAGATATTTTTGCCAAAAACTTCATTGGAGCTTTTGACACAACTAAATATGGCTCTATTCCTATGATTTATGTTGGTCTCATTCCATTATTGTTAGCAGTTCTATTTTTTACATTACGATCTATTAAGTTTCACGTGAAACTTGCTTATTTTCTTTTAATTACAATTTTAGTAGCTAGCTTTTCTTTACAACCGTTAGATTTATTTTGGCAAGGTATGCATGCGCCAAATATGTTTCTACATCGTTATTCTTGGACATTTTCCATTGTCATTATCTTCTTAGCTGCAGAAAGCTTGGAGCGTCTAAAAGAGATTAAATTCACAAACATTCTAGCCAGTTTTTCTATCTTAGGACTTGGTTTTATTGCTGCTTTTATTTTTAAGAATCATTACAAATTTTTAGGTTCTGTTAATTTCATCTTAACATTAGAGTTTTTGATTACTTATCTTTTAATTTCTTGGGCTTATACAAAAAAATATATTTCTGTTAAAATATTTACTATTTCTACTTTATTATTTGTTTGCTTCGAACTAAGTTTAAATAGTTTTTATCAAATGGAAGGAATTGCAAAAGAATGGGTCTTTGCAAGTAGAAATGCTTATGAACAAGATTTAACAGCTATTGATTTACTCGTCAACTACAGTAAAAAGAAAAATTCCAATTTTTTTAGAACTGAAAAATTAGCTATTCAAACTGGAAATGACAGTATGAAATACAATTATAATGGTATCTCACAATTTTCTTCTGTCCGCAATACTGCAGCTAGTTCTATTCTTGATAAATTAGGTTTTAAGTCATCTGGAACTAATTTAAATTTACGTTACCAAAACAATAGTATCCTTATGGATAGCTTATTGGGTGTAAAATATAATATTTCAACAAACAATCCTCAAAAATATGGTTTTACTTCCATTAAAACGAAAGATAATTTAACACTTTATGAAAATAAAAATGCTAATTCACTAGCATTTTTAACAAATTCAATTTACAGAGATGTAAAGTTTAATCACTTAACATTAGATAATCAAACTCGTTTTCTCAATCAGCTTTCTGGATTAAATTTAAAATACTATCACAGATTACCTCCTACAAGTAATCATAATGTTAAGCAAGTTGGAAATAGAATAGCTGCAGAAGTAGATAAAGAAAGTTATGACTCTTTTGCCAGCATCACTTACACTTTAGAAGTTCCAGCAAATAGTCAAGTTTATTTAACTTTGCCAAACTTAACTTTCTCAAATGATAACCAAAAATCAGTTGACATAACTGTAAATAACAATCAAAAAATGCATTATGGTACCAACAATGTTTTTCCATTTTTTAATCTTGGTTATTTTAAGCAAAAACAAATCATAACCGTTAAAATATCTTTCCCAGATAATTCAAAAGTTTCATTTGATAGTCCTGAATTTTATAAGCTTGACACCAGTCATTTTCAACAAGCGATAAACAAGATTCAACGACAAAAAGTATCTGTGACAACAAAACATAATACAATAACAGCACATTATCAAGCTCAACGAGATAGTTCTTTATTCTTTACCATTCCTTATGATAAAGGTTGGGCTGCAACACAAAATGGAAAATCAATCAAAATCTCAAGGGCACAAAATGGCTTTATGAAGGTTAATGTCAAAAAAGGCGCAGGAAAAATAAAACTGACATTTATCCCGAATGGTCTAAAAGAAGGTAGTATAGCATTTTTATCTGGAATCTCATTCTTTATTATTTATAATAAGATACGAAAGAAAAAATTGTTATAA
- a CDS encoding ATP-binding cassette domain-containing protein: protein MLTVSDVSLRFSDRKLFDDVNIKFTKGNTYGLIGANGAGKSTFLKILAGDIEPTTGNISLGPDERLSVLRQNHFDYEENRVIDVVIMGNEHLYNIMKEKDTIYMKPDFSDEDGVRAAELEGEFAELGGWEAETEASQLLQNLHIPETLYYQNMNELSNGDKVKVLLAKALFGKPDVLLLDEPTNGLDIQSISWLEDFLIDFENTVIVVSHDRHFLNKVCTHMADLDFGKIKLYVGNYDFWKESSELAAKLLADRNAKAEEKIKQLQEFVARFSANASKSKQATSRKKMLDKIELEEIVPSSRKYPFINFKAEREIGNDLLTVENLSVKIDGDIILNNISFILRPGDKTALIGQNDLQTTALIRAIIGDIDYEGTVKWGVTTSQSYLPKDTSKDFASGESILDWLRQFASKEEDDNTFLRGFLGRMLFSGDEVNKPVNVLSGGEKVRVMLSKLMLLKSNVLILDDPTNHLDLESISSLNDGLKNFKESIIFASHDHEFIQTLANHIIVLSKNGVIDRIDETYDEFLENQEVQEKVKNLWKD from the coding sequence TTGCTTACAGTATCGGATGTCTCACTACGATTTAGTGATCGAAAATTATTTGATGATGTGAATATCAAATTTACAAAAGGAAATACTTATGGTTTAATCGGCGCTAATGGTGCAGGAAAATCAACTTTTTTAAAAATCTTAGCTGGCGATATCGAACCAACTACTGGAAATATCTCACTCGGACCAGATGAACGTCTCTCAGTCCTTCGACAAAATCATTTTGACTATGAAGAAAATCGAGTTATTGACGTAGTTATCATGGGGAATGAGCATCTTTATAATATTATGAAAGAAAAAGATACCATTTATATGAAACCTGATTTTTCTGATGAAGATGGTGTCCGAGCAGCTGAATTAGAAGGTGAATTTGCTGAATTAGGTGGCTGGGAAGCCGAAACCGAAGCTTCTCAATTGCTACAAAATCTTCATATTCCTGAAACCCTCTACTACCAAAATATGAACGAATTATCAAATGGAGATAAAGTAAAAGTTCTTCTTGCTAAAGCTCTATTTGGTAAACCAGACGTTCTGTTACTAGATGAACCAACAAACGGTCTTGATATCCAATCCATCTCTTGGCTAGAAGATTTTTTGATTGATTTTGAAAACACCGTTATTGTTGTATCTCACGATCGTCACTTCCTTAATAAAGTATGTACCCATATGGCTGATTTAGACTTCGGTAAAATCAAACTTTATGTTGGTAATTATGACTTCTGGAAAGAATCTAGTGAATTAGCTGCTAAACTCTTAGCAGACCGCAATGCTAAAGCTGAGGAAAAAATCAAGCAACTGCAAGAATTCGTTGCTCGCTTCTCTGCTAATGCTTCAAAATCTAAGCAAGCAACTTCTCGTAAAAAAATGCTTGACAAAATTGAATTGGAAGAAATTGTCCCATCAAGCCGTAAATATCCATTTATTAACTTCAAAGCAGAACGTGAAATCGGAAACGACCTCTTGACAGTCGAAAATCTTTCTGTCAAGATTGACGGCGATATTATTCTTAATAATATCAGCTTCATTCTGCGTCCTGGAGATAAGACAGCCTTGATTGGACAAAACGACCTTCAAACAACTGCTTTGATTCGAGCTATTATAGGAGATATTGACTATGAAGGAACTGTAAAGTGGGGCGTTACAACTAGTCAATCTTATCTACCAAAAGACACCAGCAAAGACTTTGCTAGTGGGGAATCTATTCTTGACTGGCTCCGTCAATTTGCAAGTAAAGAAGAAGATGACAATACTTTCCTTCGAGGGTTTTTAGGGCGTATGCTTTTCTCTGGTGATGAAGTTAACAAACCTGTCAATGTTTTGTCAGGTGGGGAAAAGGTTCGTGTCATGCTGTCAAAACTCATGCTTCTCAAATCAAACGTTTTGATATTAGATGATCCAACCAACCACTTAGACTTAGAATCTATTTCTAGCCTAAATGACGGTCTGAAAAACTTTAAAGAATCTATTATTTTTGCTAGTCATGATCATGAATTTATCCAGACACTTGCTAATCACATTATTGTTCTTTCTAAAAATGGTGTCATTGACCGAATTGATGAAACCTATGATGAATTTTTAGAAAATCAAGAAGTACAAGAAAAAGTCAAGAACCTTTGGAAAGATTAA
- a CDS encoding NAD(P)H-dependent oxidoreductase: MKILLINGYQKHDFCKGELNFSLYNVMLENLRHKHDIQLSSVEDYNVINERNKFLWADLIIFQFPIYWFNVPGKLKLYMDEVFEYGQFYSFADTYGQGGLMKNKEYILSTTWNAPEEVFNNPAAFFDGKNVDDVLISFHKTMEFCGLKKRKTLSFHNVVKNPQFKFYKQTIEDYFLKEL, from the coding sequence ATGAAAATTTTATTAATAAATGGTTATCAAAAGCATGATTTCTGTAAAGGAGAATTAAATTTTAGTTTGTATAATGTTATGTTGGAAAATTTACGACACAAACATGATATTCAGTTATCGTCAGTTGAGGACTACAACGTAATAAACGAAAGAAATAAATTTTTGTGGGCAGATTTGATTATTTTTCAATTTCCTATTTATTGGTTTAATGTACCTGGGAAGTTGAAATTATATATGGATGAAGTCTTTGAATATGGTCAATTTTATTCATTTGCAGATACTTATGGACAAGGTGGTTTAATGAAAAATAAAGAATATATCTTATCCACAACTTGGAATGCCCCAGAAGAAGTTTTTAATAATCCGGCTGCATTTTTTGATGGAAAAAATGTAGATGATGTTTTAATTTCATTCCATAAGACCATGGAATTTTGTGGTTTAAAGAAAAGAAAAACACTATCTTTTCATAATGTTGTGAAAAATCCTCAATTTAAATTTTATAAACAGACAATAGAAGATTATTTTTTAAAAGAGTTGTAA
- a CDS encoding triose-phosphate isomerase gives MLVVFNFKNQMSIKQQLELLEKFNQPMSKQHQLIIAPIIPDYNVYHFDIAVQNLSIKGRNVGDLSPQHLKHYNINYAFVGHLERQKYLNETTRMIRSKIDNALQKNIIPIICVGNHENPIFECATYLDDLDLQDKHIIVAYEILSATLKGKKDYSFIDVEESFQDLKDYLDNLSVKFGFTYQLIFGGGVNCEDIEQILTIGFDGILIGDRIESLVETYQYLLKDTLVLM, from the coding sequence GTGTTAGTTGTTTTTAATTTTAAAAATCAGATGTCAATCAAGCAACAATTAGAATTGTTAGAGAAGTTCAATCAACCAATGAGCAAACAACATCAATTGATTATTGCTCCTATCATACCGGATTATAATGTATATCATTTTGACATTGCAGTTCAAAATTTGTCAATTAAAGGAAGAAATGTAGGTGATTTATCGCCTCAACATTTAAAACATTACAATATAAATTATGCTTTTGTAGGTCATTTAGAAAGGCAAAAGTATTTAAATGAAACAACAAGAATGATTCGCTCAAAGATTGACAATGCTTTACAGAAAAATATTATTCCTATTATTTGTGTAGGAAATCATGAAAATCCTATTTTTGAATGCGCAACATATTTAGATGATCTAGATCTCCAGGATAAACATATTATTGTAGCTTACGAAATATTGAGTGCAACATTAAAAGGAAAAAAAGATTATTCCTTTATAGATGTTGAAGAAAGTTTTCAAGATTTAAAAGATTATTTGGATAATTTAAGTGTAAAGTTTGGTTTTACATATCAGTTGATTTTTGGTGGTGGTGTAAACTGTGAAGATATTGAACAGATTTTAACTATTGGATTTGATGGGATTCTTATTGGAGATAGAATTGAAAGTTTGGTTGAAACCTACCAATACTTACTAAAAGATACTCTTGTATTGATGTAG
- the galE gene encoding UDP-glucose 4-epimerase GalE — MKSILVTGGAGYIGSHTVKVLLDADYDVHVLDNLASGVRDAVDVRAHFKELDVYDESALKAYLQSHKIDAVLHCAGEIVVSESIENPSKYFAANVAGMNRVLKVLSEVGIDKIIFSSTASVYGNNCMDKPANEDTLLNPVNPYAETKLMGERMIYWMANRYSWKYVIFRYFNVAGAAMDTSNGLRVKNPTHIIPNINKTALGQNDALKIYGDDYETRDGSCIRDYIHVLDLAQAHVKGFDYLFTDSSTSQIFNLGTEQGYTVKEIYNTAEQILQQKIPHEIVARRSGDPASVLANASKAKEFLNWQATYSLKDIILSDYKWRVKAGNSIVK; from the coding sequence ATGAAATCAATTTTAGTAACAGGTGGAGCTGGATATATTGGCTCTCATACTGTAAAGGTACTTTTAGATGCTGATTATGATGTGCATGTTTTGGATAATCTAGCATCAGGTGTCAGGGATGCGGTGGATGTAAGAGCACACTTTAAAGAACTGGATGTTTATGATGAGTCTGCATTAAAAGCTTATTTACAATCTCATAAAATTGATGCTGTATTGCACTGTGCAGGGGAAATCGTTGTTAGTGAAAGTATTGAAAATCCTAGTAAATATTTTGCAGCAAATGTAGCTGGTATGAATCGTGTGTTAAAAGTATTATCAGAAGTAGGAATTGATAAAATTATATTTTCTTCTACAGCTTCAGTTTATGGCAATAATTGTATGGATAAACCTGCAAATGAAGATACGCTATTAAATCCAGTAAATCCTTATGCAGAGACAAAACTGATGGGAGAACGCATGATTTATTGGATGGCCAACCGCTATAGTTGGAAATATGTCATTTTTCGTTATTTTAATGTTGCTGGTGCTGCTATGGATACTTCAAATGGTTTGAGGGTTAAAAATCCGACACATATTATCCCTAATATTAATAAAACGGCTCTTGGACAAAATGATGCTTTAAAAATTTATGGCGATGATTATGAAACGCGAGATGGCTCATGCATTCGTGATTATATTCATGTTTTAGATTTAGCGCAGGCACATGTAAAGGGATTTGACTATTTGTTTACAGATTCGTCAACTTCACAGATTTTCAATTTAGGAACAGAACAAGGTTATACTGTCAAGGAAATTTACAATACTGCAGAGCAAATTTTACAGCAAAAAATTCCTCATGAAATTGTGGCACGTCGTTCTGGTGATCCAGCAAGTGTGTTAGCAAATGCCTCTAAAGCAAAAGAATTTTTAAATTGGCAAGCAACTTATTCTTTGAAAGATATTATATTATCTGATTATAAATGGCGTGTGAAAGCTGGTAATTCAATTGTCAAATAA
- the trpS gene encoding tryptophan--tRNA ligase, with protein sequence MSKPIILTGDRPTGKLHIGHYVGSLRNRVLLQDEGKYELFVFLADQQALTDHAKDPKTIVESIGNVALDYLAAGLDPEKTTIFIQSQIPELSELSMYYMNLVSLARLERNPTVKSEIAQKGFGESIPTGFLVYPIAQAADITAFKANYVAVGNDQKPMIEQTREIVRSFNHTYNCDVLVEPEGIYPQNEAAGRLPGLDGNAKMSKSLNNGIYLSDDMDTLQKKVMSMYTDPDHIKIEDPGKIEGNMVFHYLDVFGRPEDAREITAMKEHYQRGGLGDVKTKRYLLEILERELGPIRERHVEFSKDMGAVYTMLQKGSEKARQVASQTLSDVKSAMGINYFK encoded by the coding sequence ATGTCAAAACCTATTATTTTAACAGGAGATCGTCCAACAGGAAAATTACATATTGGTCATTATGTAGGAAGTTTGCGAAATCGTGTTTTATTACAAGATGAAGGAAAATATGAATTATTTGTATTTTTAGCTGATCAGCAAGCCTTGACAGATCATGCTAAGGATCCTAAGACAATTGTAGAGTCAATTGGAAATGTAGCATTAGACTATTTAGCTGCTGGATTAGATCCTGAAAAGACAACCATTTTTATTCAAAGTCAAATTCCTGAGTTGTCAGAGCTGTCAATGTATTATATGAATTTGGTGTCATTAGCGCGTTTGGAACGTAACCCAACTGTCAAGTCAGAAATTGCTCAAAAAGGATTCGGTGAAAGTATTCCAACTGGTTTTTTAGTTTATCCAATTGCACAAGCAGCAGATATTACTGCTTTTAAAGCGAATTATGTTGCAGTAGGAAATGATCAGAAACCAATGATTGAACAAACTCGTGAAATTGTACGTTCTTTTAACCATACTTATAATTGTGATGTCTTGGTAGAGCCTGAGGGCATTTATCCTCAAAATGAAGCAGCAGGACGTTTGCCGGGGCTTGACGGGAATGCAAAAATGTCTAAATCTTTAAATAATGGCATCTATTTATCTGATGATATGGATACTTTACAAAAGAAAGTGATGAGCATGTATACTGATCCTGATCATATCAAGATTGAAGATCCTGGTAAAATTGAAGGCAATATGGTTTTTCATTATTTAGATGTGTTTGGTCGTCCAGAAGATGCGCGAGAAATTACAGCCATGAAGGAACACTATCAACGAGGTGGACTGGGAGATGTGAAAACAAAACGCTATTTATTAGAAATTTTAGAGCGCGAATTAGGTCCTATTCGTGAACGTCATGTTGAATTTTCAAAAGATATGGGAGCAGTCTACACTATGCTACAAAAAGGTAGCGAAAAAGCACGTCAAGTAGCTAGTCAGACTCTTTCTGATGTAAAATCTGCTATGGGAATTAATTATTTCAAATAA
- the guaB gene encoding IMP dehydrogenase encodes MSNWDTKFLKKGFTFDDVLLIPAESHVLPNDANLQTKLAENLTLNIPIITAAMDTVTESKMAIAIARAGGLGVIHKNMSIEQQADEVRKVKRSENGVIIDPFFLTPTHTVSDAEELMERYRISGVPVVETLENRKLVGIITNRDMRFITDYNQPISAHMTSKNLVTAPVGTDLETAERILHEHRIEKLPLVDDYGRLSGLITIKDIEKVIEFPNAAKDEYGRLLVAGAVGVTSDTFERAEALFEAGADAIVIDTAHGHSAGVLRKIAEIREHFPERTLIAGNIATAEGARALYDAGVDVVKVGIGPGSICTTRVIAGVGVPQVTAIYDAAQVAREYGKTIIADGGIQYSGDIVKALAAGGNAVMLGSMFAGTDEAPGETEIFQGRKFKTYRGMGSIAAMKKGSSDRYFQGSVNEANKLVPEGIEGRVAYKGAAADIVFQMIGGVRSGMGYCGAANLQELHDKAQFIEMSGAGLKESHPHDVQITNEAPNYSVQ; translated from the coding sequence ATGTCTAACTGGGACACTAAATTTTTGAAAAAAGGTTTTACTTTTGATGATGTATTACTCATTCCTGCAGAGAGTCATGTTTTGCCAAATGATGCGAATTTACAAACAAAATTGGCTGAAAATTTGACACTCAATATTCCAATTATCACCGCAGCAATGGATACTGTTACAGAAAGTAAAATGGCCATTGCTATTGCTCGTGCTGGAGGTCTTGGTGTTATTCACAAAAATATGTCTATTGAGCAACAAGCAGATGAAGTTCGGAAAGTTAAACGATCAGAAAATGGGGTTATCATTGATCCATTCTTTTTGACTCCGACTCATACGGTATCAGATGCAGAAGAGTTGATGGAACGTTATCGTATCAGTGGTGTTCCCGTTGTTGAAACGCTTGAAAACCGCAAATTAGTTGGGATTATTACGAATCGTGATATGCGATTTATTACGGATTACAATCAACCTATTTCAGCGCATATGACGAGTAAAAATCTAGTAACTGCTCCTGTTGGGACAGACCTTGAAACGGCAGAGCGGATACTTCATGAGCATCGTATTGAAAAATTGCCATTGGTTGATGACTACGGTCGTTTATCTGGTCTGATTACAATTAAAGATATTGAAAAAGTAATTGAATTTCCAAATGCAGCTAAAGATGAATATGGTCGTCTTTTGGTTGCTGGTGCAGTAGGAGTTACTTCTGATACATTTGAGCGTGCAGAAGCTTTATTTGAAGCAGGTGCAGATGCTATTGTCATTGATACAGCACATGGACATTCAGCGGGAGTACTTCGGAAGATTGCTGAGATTCGTGAACATTTTCCAGAACGAACGTTGATTGCAGGAAATATTGCTACTGCAGAAGGTGCACGTGCGTTATACGATGCTGGAGTTGATGTTGTGAAAGTCGGAATCGGTCCAGGTTCAATTTGTACCACTCGTGTCATTGCTGGAGTTGGTGTACCTCAAGTGACGGCGATTTATGATGCTGCACAAGTTGCGCGTGAATATGGGAAAACAATTATTGCAGACGGAGGTATTCAGTATTCAGGAGATATTGTGAAGGCACTGGCTGCGGGAGGAAATGCGGTCATGCTCGGTTCAATGTTTGCTGGTACAGATGAAGCGCCAGGTGAAACGGAAATTTTCCAAGGTCGTAAGTTTAAAACATATCGTGGGATGGGTTCGATTGCAGCTATGAAGAAAGGGTCAAGCGATCGTTATTTCCAAGGTTCTGTTAATGAAGCAAATAAATTGGTACCGGAAGGAATTGAAGGTCGTGTAGCTTATAAAGGTGCAGCAGCAGATATCGTTTTCCAAATGATTGGAGGAGTTCGTTCTGGTATGGGATATTGTGGAGCAGCCAATCTCCAAGAGCTACATGACAAAGCTCAATTTATTGAAATGAGTGGAGCTGGTTTGAAAGAAAGCCACCCTCATGATGTTCAAATTACGAATGAAGCTCCAAACTATTCTGTACAATAA